TATCATCACGTGCCGCTCTCCACCAATCAGGACCGCGCCCGataagagaaaaaaagaatgcaAAATTGTTGCGGGCAAGTCCAGACCAGCATTCCACACGCCAACACTCCTCACTCCTCACCATGGGCAAAGCCGAGCGAAAGAAGGGCGCCAGGGCCTCTGCATCTCCATACCAAAAACCCTCCAAGGGCGGCCAGGGCGCAGCAGGCAAAGCGGGCGCGGCCCTCTTCAAATTCAACACCGACATCGGTCAACACATTCTGAAAAATGGAGCGATCGCAGACAACATCGTCGACAAGGCGAATGTGCAGCCAACCCAGACCGTGCTGGAAGTCGGTCCCGGTCCGGGTGTCCTGACGAGCCGGAttctggagaaggcgaagaacgTCATTGCGGTGGAATTGGATCCCCGCATGGCGGCCGAATTGACGAAGAAGGTGCAGGGGACGCcgcaggagaagaagctgcagatTGTGCTGGGCGATTTCATCAAGACGGATTTGTCCAAGCTGCCGCAGTTCCAGGTCGTCATCAGTAACACTCCTTATCAAGTTTGTGccatctcctctcttctccaTGACGCTGCTAATAAGTTATCGCTTGGTAGATCTCCTCAcccctcatcttcaaacTCCTCTCCATGCCTAATCCACCAAAGACGGCTGTTCTGATGGTTCAACGCGAATTTGCCCTCCGTCTGATCGCCCGCCCCGGCGACCCCCTCTACTCCCGTCTCTCCGTCAACGTCCAGTTCTTCTCGCGCGTCTCGCACGTCATGAAAGTCGGCCGTAATAACTTCCGTCCCCCACCTCAAGTCGAGTCCAGCGTTGTTCGTATAGAGCCCAAACCCGGCCGCCCCGAAATCAGCTGGGATGAGTGGGACGGTATGCTTCGCATCTGCTTCGTGCGCAAGAACAAGACTCTCCGCGCGGGGTTCATGGCCACCAAGATTCGCGCCATGATTGAGCGGAACTGGATAACATGGGCTTCTATGAGTCCGGAAAAGGTTGCGCAGGGCGATATTGATCTTCTTACGGGGAAGACGCCATTCCCTGAGAAGTTCAGTGCGAAGGAGGCCGATggggatatggatatggatatggatggggCTGAGGATGACGCCGCGGGACCCATcgttgacgaagacgacgtgGATATTTTTATGGGCGAGCCgcagaacaacaacaaaggcGTGTCGGTTGCGCAGACGGGGCCCATTATCACGGTTGCGTCGCATCAAGTTCCCCGGACTATGGTTACGCGGTTGATTCAGACTAAGATCGAGCGGATCCTAGAACAGGCTGGGCTGGCCAGTGCGCGTGGGAATAAATGTGACGAGAACGATTTCCTCCGTCTTCTTGATTCTTGCAATTCCGAAGGCATTCACTTTTCATAATCGGTTTTCAATTTTCGAGATGCCGTGCCGTCTCCGCCCGTTATCTCGCTGTGCAACACTTCGATTTTGAAAAAAAAGCTGCAAATGTCTTCACCACCTCCGTTCGAGCGAGTTCTGCCAGGTAAGGCTTTGAGTGGTGCTGGGCGCTGCTCTACTCTACACGTCTGGCATTGGCAGCTCGGCTTTCCGACTCGGCTGTTTGGAATCGTCTGTTATAGAGCAATCACGACCAAAAGtgctatttatttataccATCTAGCGTCGAATAGTATTTGAGGATTAATGATACGAAGTCAAGAGTTTATGTACTAGTTACCGCGTATAGACCTCAAACTGGGAAGTTGTAGTTTGTTTGAATTTGTCACcttttagttatatatattagtcAATGAGCGACATGTTTGCTGGCATATAttgcaaatagaaagactGCGAAATAACCACTAGTGGGTTTTTGGTCCAATGATATTTCGATAATGTTTACTAGGTCGGTCAAGCAATGGTTGACgatttaaatattttctgatttttttttctcacTATTTACATGTAGTTTAGGATTCTTTTGTTGGACTTTCCGCTCCTTTCCTCCTTGCAAGCCAGAGACGACGCAGTGATATGTATCGGACAACCAAGCTCAGCTAGATAGGCTGGATGGGCCGGTAGGCTTGTTTGCGGCAGGCATTGCCGCTAAGTTCGGTCCTTTTGTCATTGATGACCTGACCctagagaggaagagagctcAGGAGGAGGGAGGCCAGTACAATACCTTCCCGGCCTCGTCCAGCATGAATGTTGTCAACTATGTTGGAGGTGAAGTCGACCAACTAAGTTCGTAAGTAGAGCGAGGGCTCGTATTTGACCGAACGGCCTTGATATCTCCCCTAGTCAGATGAACGTCCGGGGTAGAAAATGTTCAGGGGAGATCACAGACACGCGCCACTCAGTGGTTGTTTGGCTTTTGAACGGAGTATTGGAAGAAATGTAACGTCTTGGTCATGCGTAGGTATTTTCCATGGATGCTATCTTGCGAGATCAGTCAGAGACTTTGAAAGGATCACAAAGATATAGTGTAGTTGTTTGGCCTGCGACCCGAGTGATAGAAGAGCTCGACCACTCGAATCGCCAGGCAAAATCCATTGACGACAATAGTAGTGTAGGGCCTCaggattaataaaatagcaCACCGAAAACCACCTCCGTTGCCCTGATTGGGCTTTCCTCGACGCAGACGCAGACGCATGCCAAGCGCCGGAAGGCATTTGCAGGGAGAAGATATCGTTATTGACCTCATTCTATGTTGGCGATAAGTGTTTGGGGAGAGGCACACACCCATCACAGGCAGTGAATGACTGCTGGGGACGGGCAGCAGACACCATCCCATACCTCCCATCCCACCCTAGCACAACCCAGCCAGCATCGTACATCCACTGACTCCATTGACCACCCGGACAAACAGTTCATCGTTGGCATCGTTGTTGGTATCGTAAGGAGGGAATATTTCACGATCCAGAAGCGGATCTTCAATCGTTGAGTAAGAGAGCATTACCGTTTGCACCAGGATTGGATACATTGTTCGGAGGGTTTGTCGAAATGAGCGTGCGTCGATATTGTAAATATTGAACATAGAAATGAAGGTCCATGATATCCTCATTCGGCAAACCATGAGGAATTCGAAAAGACTCACTTTCATCTGCCCTGTCACTTCCATGGTTTATTGCTCGCGAAATGCCGTCATGCTCTGTTTGACTATCATGAGAAGCAACAGGCTCATCAGCGATGGATGCCGCAGTGTGTTCGTCCTGACGTCGTGCTTTCGCGGCTTTGACATTTCCAAGAGCAGCGGCGATTTCATGATAAAGGTGGTAGTGTAACCAGGATGGCTGGACGCACTGGGGTCCGTGAGTTAACGACATAATGCTGGACATCAGGGAGAGACGGAACGAGAAAATGGGGATGAGATAAGAGCATGGACTAAATGGGTCGAGCCTTTCGTCTCTTCACTccttgatgatctggttTTGTTcctgttttttttttttttttttttttttttttttttttggttgcGATTTCCGCATTTTCGTGGAGCGTGACAAAGGACCATCGGGTGGTCTCGTTGACGGTAAAACCGATGATGATAGAAGCCATATGTTTTCGTCCGAGCAGGAGCATCATGTGTTTCGACGGCAGAATATCTGTCATTAGTGATAATAGATCCACATCCATCGTTGACGTATCAGCAGGAGATTAAGTTGGGCGAGGCGCACTAGCGATGTATACTCCAGTCGACATATTGCGCATGCCTAACCGACCCGAAATGAACTGCAACTGAAATTGTCGCCTGAGAACAGTCGTAAGATGAGAAAGCAAGGGCAACACTAAGGACTTTCCTTCTGGTTCTGCCGCAGGCAATTTCATGTTCTCGAATTCTGCGACTAGGCCATTTGATTTCGTTATGTAGGGCTGAGaatggagaggagagggcAATGGTCTTGTTTGTGCTCGAAAAGAAATCAGATTCAGAACCGGTTCCAAACAGAGTCAGAAGTTTCAGGTTTTTCTTGGTTCGAAGCACCCGACAAATAGTAGGTTAAGGGTGTGTTTAGTTTTGGGAGAAGCACAATCTGtcagaaaaaaagaacattGGTGCATCATCTCAAGTCCATCATTTCAAGCGCCTCGGCTCCAACTGGTGCGCTTCCTTGTAGTGTTTTGTTTGTCCTTGTGCAAAGTGGTGGAGAGTAGTGCCTTTGTAtccatcttccttctttttatttCGTCATCATACTGATCCATCCAATAAACCTAAAGAGCTGTATACCGGGAATGAGCAGGTAGCCCATTCGGGAAGCATAGGTTCACGGAGTATCGGTATAGAGTACCCCATGGTTATTAAGCGTTGACCTTTCCCGACAGCCCAAAAGCATTTCATTTCGTATGAACGAGGACCTCCAGGATCGTTGAGCGAGATTCAACCCGTCGAATCCGCTCTTGGAAAACAGAACAACACGAGCCTGAGAGATCCTGTAGCCACTCCCACAGGACCGAAGCCTCATTGAATGTAAAACCACCGCTAGAAGTCAAGATAATCATGATCCTTTAACACGGCACATAATCGTGGAATACTAATACCTGACGGAATCCCAACAGTAGATTAAGCAAGTTGGGAGACCTGCCCTTGGGTAAATGACCATACACTTCAATTTGCAGGCTGTGCATCTAGTACATCTAGGAATGAATGGAACCATTCTCCATTTGTGTACTCCTTGCTGACTAGGTGACTGTTGGACTTGGagtaaaacaaaaaaaaacgGTGGTGGGATGAtgacatcctcttcctcttctcattCCTCGTTTCCTTGTCGTTCTGCTCGTTACTGTGTAGCTTGCCAAACCATGGAGTTTCACTCTGCGAAGCCGAGTTATACTCCAGCCCGGGGGCCGTTGCCTGTGGATCATTCAGCCTGGTTGAATAACCCCTACCCCCCTTGGCGCCGAGTTGTGCCTATTAGATACTATTTCGAAACGGGGCCGAACTTTTTGAGGCACCGGATTGAAACCAACGCAGTGGTCTAGCGCTGTATGCCATAACGAATGCCGTACGCTTTTTCCGTCCTTCCAGGAGGCAAAGGGATGGTTCTGCTCCGAGCAAGAAAGCACAGGGCCATCTCTGAGTTGAAGCACGAGTATCCGGCATTGGTATCTTCGGCCCCACACAGGGTTTTGTTAGTTGTTGCAGGAGATGGTTCTCATATTTCGAGAACTGAAGAGTCCAAAATCATTCAAGCATCATGCCAAGCTCGAAACCCAGCCGCAGGGAACCAAGCTTGTATACCCTGATATCTCAGATAGCCTTCACTATAGAGATATTCAGAGGGGGGGGGCACACCAGTAGTAGATCGCTGGCATGAAACCGACGGGTCGCGCGAAGCTGAGGTCGTTGGGAGGATAGACTAGCTGCGAGTGCGTCCTTCGCAAGGGCCCTCCGGTGGAACTGGGCCACAAAACCCAGAGAATAGTCAATAGTAAGGTCGCAAAATCTGGGCGCTGCCGAGACGGTATTATAAACCATAAGGCGAAGTGAAAATGAACATCTTCATAATTCGACAACCACAATCAGAATCGGGCGACCTTCTTGACAAGGTTAACCTAACTGAAACTCGAAGTCAGGGTTTTCATGGGAGTCCCCTTGCTGTTCTTCGGCAGAGTACTTGTGACTCCTAGATCACGCAGCTGTGATGGAGGGTTGGAAAAGGCCACGCAGAGACAGGAATATGTCGCTTTCGTCGATGACTGTTTGCGTTCCCAACGTGGAGCCGCTTGGAATGCGAAACCAATACTCCGTGAGGGAGCCTGCGTCTTAGCCTGCTTCTGAACCTGCTGTAGTAACGCCACAACGAGACGAGGTCTCTTCACCACGTCCTCacttgtttcttcttttgtttcATTCTATCTCTTCCACCAGCTCTCCGTCCTACTGACAAGACTAGAGATATAACCGGATTGCCCGTCAGCATATTATGGTCACTGTTGTCCGACGGTCGTTGAATTCAAGAGACAGGGGCCGTATCCCAGCAGGAACTGGCATCAATTGCCAATAACCCGCGAATATTGACATCTTGTGTCTCGTCGAAAAGGCGGAACAAAATCGTCATTCAGACCTTCGTGGTATTATTGTTTTCCAGTGACATACCATCAAAGTCGTCGAGCACATGCTTCCAGGCTTTCCCGCTGACGCCATTTCTCTGAGCGGCAGTGTGCGGTATGTCGGAACCCATTCATATAAGGAGATTGGCCTGGACATGTGGCGTACGCGTTGATGcgcttcttgctgctgtgcAGGTCCCGTCCGTGGAACTAAGATATCCATTGTAGACTTGACACTGGGGATGCATTGAAGGAACAGCATTGGTTGCTTTGGCCGTTCATAGCTCAAGGTATCGGCAAGAACCACATCATTGAATCCCATGTATCATCCTTACCAACGGACGGGTTGATGGGCCAATGGTACCCCCAAACGACCGCTCATAGACAGGCGTCTGTGGAAAATATGGCGAAGCAATGAGTGGATGCGCACGAGCATATCCTTCGTTCATATCGATATCCAACCCTGATGAGTGCAGAAGCAGGCAGGAGAGGACCATTCAATAGCGTGCGCAGCGCCGACCCATCATTTTTCATAAAATCCAGCGCGAGTTGTATTCCGGATCTGGAATTTCGCCTGCACAGAGTAAGACGGTCCGTTTACCGGCCCCTGCCTCTGCGTCCTAACTCCATTGTCAAGACGAACATGGGTTGTTTGTCTCGCTGCTCCACGAAGACAGAGTAATGCCGTACTTGGCACTTTTCCGCATCGCCCAAACATCACTTTCATCAAGTCCGGCGATAGACGATGAGAAAACCGTATCCGCCCTATCGCAGAGGTATTGTGCCCATTTCCAGTGTGATAAAAGTTGTCTTGGTGGGTCCGCCAGAAGCAAACCGAAAAGGCGTCCATCGTCAAAGAACATGCAGATGGAACAGTCGACGACTGGGATTCTCCCTATTCCCATTTGGAGCAGCCGGTAGACACCGCGTGGTCCGCGGTAAAGGGTTCCAAACGTTGTTGCTCGTAGACATGGTAACGACAAGAAACTTCAAGTTTTATTTGAGACCGCACAGCCTAGTCGATCTGATTGCCAAATTGATGGGCCAATAATGTTCATTTAAAACCCACTGTCCGACAGATATATGGTTCCATGTGCGCCTCAAATGCGAGACAAAGGCAAGCAAGCAGGGTCCGTCGGCCTTGCGTTTCTATGCCGCGGCCTAAAAGAACGAAAGACTGTCTGATATCCGACCTCACAAAGGCCCATCATTCGCACACAGTGAGCCGGGTTGGCGACCATGCTGTATTCCAATTCCAAAGATGAAAGCCAAACAACAGAAGGAGGCTCAGTAGGGTGGATGCAGCTAAGCAGACACATAATAGAAAACAAGTTAGCACTTAGTTATCCAAGAACGAATCTTGCATAAGTTACACCTCATCTGTCTGTGGCTGGAGATAAATGTACTAGAAGGGCAGTTGTCTAAAATGAACAGCTAGTAGGTAGACCACCCATGATGCGCGAAGCCTGTTGCCGCCGTCGCAAGTAGTAAAATGGCTATTCCATGGTGAGCATGGTGTTTGACCTGCGAGTTGGTTTTGCCGTTTGTTATTGGTTTCCTGCACATAGTGTGTTGTCGGGGGTACTGCTTAGATTCCCTCAATTCGTCATCAGCAACTCGTCTTTGAGATTGTGGGTGCTTCCAACACCATGGCTCGGGGAATACTTGATTGGACTGTTCGGAAGCAACAGGAGACGGTTGGCTTGGGCGTCGCATCGCATGTAGTCAAGGCGAAGACATAGGGTCAATCCTGCTTCCCCATTCAGTAGAATAGGCTGGTGCACAATTCAATGCTGTCATTATCAGCTTGCTGGTTGGGGCATCCTGCTGGCGCTAAAGGCGACAATTTCAATCCCTGGGGCGGTTTGAACCAGCGCACGGTCAGGGCATCAATCAGGacctccacaacctcccgTTCGACGATGGACTCATGGGCATCAAATATCGCCGATCTGACAGCCAGATttgtcttctccttggcCGCCCGTTCCTCTGGTGCGAGCTGCTGGGCTCTGGCCTGCGTCGCTGCTGCTATCTACCACCCGCGGGTCCAGTTCAGCGCCCACCTGGGCCCGAAACTCGCGTAAATTCACACACTCCTGGGATCGTTGAGAATGATATACTCCCCAAACAAGTGCCAAACCTTCTGGGAAAACTTCTGACCGAGTCGATGAGCTCTGCATTGCGCCTGCAGCACGCACATAATACTCGAGGGGGACTCAAACGAAGGCGTCAGCACAAATCTTTCTTGTTTTGGTAAAGGGAACTGGTTTAGAGAGCCAAATGTTGTCCGAGGAGGCAAGGCCACAGTTGCCCTGGGAAAACATATTATTAAAACCAATTGTGGCTTTTGTTGGATGATTTGCCAGGGtcttgcttctgctgcttgtaGCGACATGTTACATGCATTTCTGAAAAGCAGTGGTCCGCAAATGGAAAACGtctctcggccttcttcgacgggTTTGCCCAAAGCTCATCGCAGGGTGAGATATTTTCGAAGGGAGTGCTCCTGTTCGATTCTTCTATTCGGCTAAGTCAATACCATGGATCCATGGTATTAAAGTCCATC
The nucleotide sequence above comes from Aspergillus puulaauensis MK2 DNA, chromosome 3, nearly complete sequence. Encoded proteins:
- the DIM1 gene encoding dimethyladenosine transferase (BUSCO:EOG09263720;~COG:A;~EggNog:ENOG410PHZA;~InterPro:IPR029063,IPR020598,IPR001737,IPR011530, IPR020596;~PFAM:PF00398,PF13649;~go_function: GO:0000179 - rRNA (adenine-N6,N6-)-dimethyltransferase activity [Evidence IEA];~go_function: GO:0008649 - rRNA methyltransferase activity [Evidence IEA];~go_process: GO:0000154 - rRNA modification [Evidence IEA];~go_process: GO:0006364 - rRNA processing [Evidence IEA]), which gives rise to MGKAERKKGARASASPYQKPSKGGQGAAGKAGAALFKFNTDIGQHILKNGAIADNIVDKANVQPTQTVLEVGPGPGVLTSRILEKAKNVIAVELDPRMAAELTKKVQGTPQEKKLQIVLGDFIKTDLSKLPQFQVVISNTPYQISSPLIFKLLSMPNPPKTAVLMVQREFALRLIARPGDPLYSRLSVNVQFFSRVSHVMKVGRNNFRPPPQVESSVVRIEPKPGRPEISWDEWDGMLRICFVRKNKTLRAGFMATKIRAMIERNWITWASMSPEKVAQGDIDLLTGKTPFPEKFSAKEADGDMDMDMDGAEDDAAGPIVDEDDVDIFMGEPQNNNKGVSVAQTGPIITVASHQVPRTMVTRLIQTKIERILEQAGLASARGNKCDENDFLRLLDSCNSEGIHFS